The following coding sequences are from one Gemmatimonadales bacterium window:
- a CDS encoding CTP synthase translates to MTTPPRTTKFIFVTGGVVSSLGKGIAAASLGRLLVERGLAVTMMKFDPYINVDPGTMSPFQHGEVYVTDDGAETDLDLGHYERFIDRSLAQQNNVTTGRVYQTVISKERRGEYQGGTVQVIPHITDEIKAALKRSAPGHDVVIVEIGGTVGDIESLPFLEAIRQFRQDVGRDNAIFVHLTLVPFIAAAGELKTKPTQHSVRDLMQVGIQPDMLICRSERALDPEIKRKIALFCNVDFSGVIESPDVKSIYELPLRFFEQGFDREVCARLHLETREPDLSKWGAMVQRILHPQSRVRIAVVGKYTDLSDAYKSVGEALLHGGIPHDAGVDITWLSSDRFERESPAALLAGFDGLLVPGGFGERGIEGMIRAIEYARSAQLPFFGICLGLQVAIIEFARHVCGMADTSSTEFAPDCPDPVIALMASQRDVKDLGGTMRLGAYSARLRAGSRVAQAYGTSEISERHRHRWEVNNAYRDVLAEHGMRLSAQSPDGGLVEMIELPNHPWFVGCQFHPELKSRPTRPHPLFSAFIGAALVHHNAGATDTPTPQAVAGVTS, encoded by the coding sequence ATGACCACCCCTCCTCGCACCACCAAATTCATCTTCGTGACCGGCGGCGTGGTCTCGTCGCTCGGCAAGGGCATCGCGGCGGCCTCGCTGGGGCGATTGCTGGTCGAGCGCGGTCTCGCCGTGACGATGATGAAGTTCGATCCGTACATCAACGTCGACCCCGGGACAATGTCGCCATTCCAGCACGGCGAGGTCTACGTCACCGATGACGGCGCCGAGACCGATCTCGACCTGGGGCACTACGAGCGGTTCATCGATCGTTCGCTGGCACAGCAGAACAATGTCACCACCGGCCGTGTCTACCAGACGGTGATCAGCAAGGAACGTCGCGGCGAATATCAGGGCGGCACGGTCCAGGTCATTCCGCACATCACCGACGAAATCAAGGCGGCGCTCAAGCGCTCGGCGCCGGGGCACGACGTGGTCATCGTCGAGATCGGCGGCACGGTCGGCGATATCGAGTCGTTGCCGTTCCTCGAGGCGATCCGGCAATTTCGCCAGGATGTCGGGCGAGACAACGCGATCTTCGTGCATCTCACCCTGGTGCCGTTCATCGCTGCCGCCGGTGAACTCAAGACCAAGCCGACGCAGCACTCGGTACGCGACCTGATGCAGGTCGGGATCCAGCCCGACATGCTGATCTGCCGCAGCGAGCGTGCCCTCGACCCCGAGATCAAGCGGAAGATCGCGCTCTTCTGCAACGTGGACTTCTCCGGGGTGATCGAGAGCCCCGATGTGAAGAGCATCTACGAACTCCCGCTGCGATTCTTCGAGCAGGGGTTCGATCGCGAAGTCTGCGCCCGCCTGCATCTCGAGACCCGCGAGCCCGATCTCTCGAAGTGGGGCGCGATGGTCCAGCGGATCCTGCATCCGCAGTCCCGCGTGCGGATCGCTGTGGTTGGCAAGTACACCGACTTGTCGGATGCCTACAAGTCGGTGGGCGAGGCGTTGCTGCACGGCGGGATTCCCCATGATGCCGGTGTCGACATCACCTGGCTGTCGAGCGACCGCTTCGAACGCGAGTCGCCCGCGGCACTGCTCGCCGGCTTCGATGGCCTGCTCGTGCCGGGCGGCTTCGGCGAACGCGGCATCGAGGGGATGATCCGCGCCATCGAGTACGCACGGTCCGCACAGCTGCCCTTCTTCGGCATCTGCCTCGGCTTGCAGGTGGCGATCATCGAATTCGCGCGCCACGTCTGCGGCATGGCCGACACCAGCTCCACCGAATTTGCTCCCGACTGTCCGGATCCTGTGATCGCTCTCATGGCGTCGCAGCGCGACGTCAAGGATCTCGGCGGCACGATGCGCCTCGGCGCGTATTCCGCCCGGCTCCGCGCCGGCAGTCGCGTGGCGCAGGCGTATGGGACGTCGGAGATCTCCGAGCGCCATCGGCACCGCTGGGAAGTGAACAACGCGTATCGCGACGTGCTTGCGGAGCACGGAATGCGGCTGTCGGCGCAGTCCCCCGACGGCGGGCTGGTCGAGATGATCGAACTTCCCAACCATCCGTGGTTTGTCGGCTGCCAGTTCCACCCGGAACTCAAGTCGCGCCCGACCCGTCCGCACCCGCTCTTCTCGGCGTTCATCGGCGCGGCGCTGGTGCATCACAACGCCGGCGCGACCGACACGCCGACCCCGCAGGCTGTGGCGGGCGTCACATCGTGA
- the kdsB gene encoding 3-deoxy-manno-octulosonate cytidylyltransferase, translated as MPVLLVVPARVGSTRLPSKPLLPLGGAPMVARVIERVREVPGVDRVVMATDSAEIAKAVAPWAVEVVMTSSDHASGTDRIAEVAQRPEFGEFDLIVNVQGDEPFMPVDAVTGAIGRVLRGDDIGTAAAPLDPALRDDPARVKVVCDQAGRAMYFSRSPIPHVRDPVDLDRTRWWQHLGVYAYRRGPLLDVTRRPVTALEQSERLEQLRALDAGYVIGVALLEAPAEPGIDTPADLAAAELRWRELAEVSP; from the coding sequence GTGCCCGTCCTGCTGGTGGTCCCCGCCCGCGTCGGCTCCACGCGACTTCCGTCAAAACCCCTTCTCCCATTGGGCGGGGCGCCCATGGTGGCCCGCGTGATCGAGCGCGTTCGGGAGGTCCCCGGCGTCGACCGAGTGGTCATGGCCACGGACAGCGCGGAGATCGCGAAGGCTGTGGCGCCGTGGGCCGTCGAAGTGGTGATGACCTCGTCCGACCACGCCAGCGGGACCGACCGGATCGCCGAAGTCGCGCAGCGGCCGGAGTTCGGGGAATTCGATCTCATCGTAAACGTTCAGGGAGATGAGCCTTTCATGCCGGTCGATGCAGTGACCGGTGCGATTGGTCGAGTCCTGCGAGGCGATGACATCGGCACCGCCGCGGCTCCACTCGATCCTGCGCTCCGCGACGACCCGGCGCGGGTCAAGGTGGTCTGCGACCAGGCGGGACGCGCGATGTACTTCTCGCGGTCGCCGATCCCGCACGTGCGTGATCCGGTGGATCTCGACCGGACCCGGTGGTGGCAGCATCTGGGCGTGTATGCCTACCGCAGGGGACCGCTGCTCGACGTCACCCGTCGCCCGGTGACGGCACTCGAGCAGAGCGAGCGGCTCGAGCAGCTTCGCGCGCTCGACGCTGGATACGTGATAGGCGTTGCATTGCTGGAGGCCCCGGCCGAACCGGGGATCGATACACCAGCCGACCTGGCCGCCGCAGAGCTGCGGTGGCGCGAACTCGCCGAGGTGTCGCCATGA
- a CDS encoding aminodeoxychorismate/anthranilate synthase component II, protein MLLVLDNYDSFTFNLVQYFGELGAEPTVKRNDDLTVAEALALAPEAIVISPGPCTPGEAGISVDLIRAAGEAGIPVLGVCLGHQAMAEAFGARVVRAARVMHGKTSPVVHRGDSLFNSVPSPIEAMRYHSLIVDPASVPPALEVIAWTGDRPEGEEIMAMRHRDHPIWGVQFHPESVGTSAGKQLITNFLSLAGAVA, encoded by the coding sequence ATGCTGCTGGTGCTCGACAACTACGACTCGTTCACGTTCAACCTGGTGCAGTATTTCGGCGAGCTGGGCGCCGAGCCCACGGTGAAGCGCAACGACGACCTCACGGTTGCCGAGGCGCTCGCCCTGGCGCCAGAGGCGATCGTGATCTCGCCCGGGCCATGCACTCCGGGCGAAGCAGGGATCTCGGTCGACCTGATCAGGGCCGCGGGAGAGGCCGGGATTCCGGTGCTCGGCGTCTGCCTCGGTCACCAGGCGATGGCTGAGGCGTTTGGCGCCAGGGTGGTACGTGCCGCACGGGTAATGCACGGCAAGACCTCCCCCGTAGTTCACCGGGGGGATTCGCTCTTCAACAGCGTTCCCTCACCGATCGAGGCGATGCGTTATCACTCCCTGATCGTCGATCCCGCGAGCGTGCCGCCGGCGCTGGAGGTGATCGCGTGGACTGGAGATCGCCCGGAAGGCGAGGAGATCATGGCGATGCGGCATCGCGACCACCCGATCTGGGGGGTCCAATTCCACCCGGAATCGGTAGGAACCAGCGCCGGGAAGCAACTGATCACGAACTTCCTCTCGCTCGCAGGTGCTGTAGCGTAA
- the xerD gene encoding site-specific tyrosine recombinase XerD, which yields MNATPVATAFHLTAFRDHLSLEAGHSDNTIVAYQRDLTRLAEFVRSKGIDGPRDISTPVLREFIFLLKDLGLSGATIRRTISGVRTWFRFLAAEGLVERDPSDRLETPKRWRTLPEVLSVPEVERLLEAPRVEEPLAWRDRTLLELAYGAGLRVSELCDLGIADVMLGDGLVRAFGKGRKERLVPVGRAVASAVSVYLHTIRPTLDHGESQSRLLLNARGLPLSRVGAWGIVKKRAAQAGIEKRVTPHTLRHSFATHLLEGGADLRAVQEMLGHADLSTTQIYTHVDRDYLRTVHHKFHPRG from the coding sequence GTGAACGCGACGCCGGTCGCGACGGCGTTTCATCTCACCGCATTTCGCGATCACCTTTCGCTCGAAGCTGGCCACAGCGACAACACCATCGTCGCCTATCAGCGCGACCTGACGCGCCTCGCCGAATTCGTTCGGTCGAAAGGGATCGACGGACCGCGCGATATCAGCACTCCGGTGCTCCGAGAATTCATCTTCCTGCTCAAGGATCTCGGATTGAGCGGGGCGACGATTCGCCGCACCATCTCGGGTGTTCGCACCTGGTTTCGATTCCTTGCCGCCGAAGGGCTGGTCGAGCGCGATCCGAGCGACCGCCTCGAGACGCCGAAGCGGTGGCGCACCCTTCCTGAAGTGCTTTCGGTTCCGGAAGTCGAGCGGCTGCTCGAAGCGCCGCGAGTCGAAGAGCCGCTGGCGTGGCGTGACCGCACCTTGCTCGAGCTCGCCTATGGTGCAGGGCTTCGCGTGTCCGAACTCTGCGACCTGGGGATCGCCGACGTCATGCTGGGCGATGGCCTCGTCCGCGCCTTCGGCAAGGGGCGCAAGGAACGGCTCGTTCCGGTCGGTCGCGCGGTGGCGTCGGCGGTGTCGGTCTATCTGCACACGATCCGGCCCACACTCGATCACGGTGAATCACAGAGCCGGCTGTTGCTCAATGCGCGGGGGTTGCCATTGTCGCGCGTGGGTGCGTGGGGAATCGTGAAGAAGCGGGCCGCCCAGGCCGGCATCGAGAAGCGGGTCACACCGCACACGTTGCGGCATTCCTTCGCGACGCACCTTCTTGAAGGCGGTGCCGACCTTCGTGCAGTGCAGGAGATGCTTGGCCACGCCGACCTCTCGACCACGCAGATCTACACCCACGTCGACCGCGATTACCTTCGGACAGTCCACCACAAGTTCCATCCGCGGGGCTGA
- the ispF gene encoding 2-C-methyl-D-erythritol 2,4-cyclodiphosphate synthase: protein MRVGIGYDSHRFAGGRPLILGGVTIPNPRGLAGHSDADAVAHAIADAMLGAAALGDIGRLFPDTDPAYRNADSMVLLADVHDRIKATGWQLQQTDVTVIVDAPKLAPHITAMQQRLAEVLGVGPGAVSVKAKTNEGMGFIGRHEGIAVMAVATLVAAESAAAASSSP from the coding sequence ATGCGCGTCGGCATCGGCTACGACTCGCACCGATTCGCCGGCGGGCGCCCGCTGATTCTCGGCGGCGTCACCATCCCCAATCCGCGCGGGCTCGCGGGGCACTCCGATGCGGATGCCGTTGCCCACGCCATCGCAGATGCAATGCTCGGGGCTGCCGCACTCGGTGATATTGGCCGGCTCTTTCCCGATACCGATCCAGCCTATCGCAACGCCGACTCGATGGTTCTCCTCGCCGATGTCCACGATCGCATCAAGGCGACCGGCTGGCAGTTGCAACAGACCGATGTGACCGTCATCGTCGATGCGCCGAAACTCGCGCCGCACATCACGGCGATGCAGCAACGACTCGCCGAGGTCCTCGGCGTCGGCCCGGGCGCCGTATCCGTCAAGGCAAAGACCAACGAAGGAATGGGATTCATCGGGCGCCACGAAGGGATCGCCGTCATGGCGGTTGCCACGCTGGTCGCCGCCGAATCCGCCGCAGCGGCCTCGTCGTCGCCGTGA
- the mqnC gene encoding cyclic dehypoxanthinyl futalosine synthase produces MSSVNRDSPEFRDYLELYQRAPLLELGALADRERYRHHGDDVVTYIIDRNINYTNVCVADCGFCAFYRRPKDKSGYVLSFEQIGAKIDECKALGGVQILLQGGHNPYIPFEWYLELMRYIKAHHPIHIHGFSPSEVVFFSERFRMPVAEVVRQLHEAGLDSIPGGGGEILVDEVRARVAKKKAQTEEWLGVQEEAHRQGMKTSVTMMYGLGESDADRIEHLIRVRDLQARTGGFTAFICWPLQPDGTPEMSDYVKTDAVTYLRTLAMGRIICDNVPNLQSSWVTMGLKVGQVALRFGANDFGSLMMEENVVSAAGTTYRATIGEMERAIRDAGYTPRRRRQDYSILDQQLAAVA; encoded by the coding sequence ATGTCGAGCGTCAATCGCGACTCGCCGGAATTCCGTGACTATCTGGAGCTCTACCAGCGGGCACCGCTCCTGGAGCTTGGCGCGCTGGCCGATCGTGAACGTTATCGTCACCACGGCGACGACGTCGTGACCTACATCATCGATCGCAACATCAACTACACCAACGTCTGCGTTGCCGATTGCGGTTTCTGCGCGTTCTATCGCCGCCCGAAGGACAAGAGCGGTTACGTGCTCTCCTTCGAACAGATCGGCGCCAAGATCGACGAATGCAAGGCGCTCGGCGGCGTGCAGATTCTGTTGCAGGGCGGCCACAACCCCTACATCCCGTTCGAGTGGTATCTCGAACTGATGCGCTACATCAAGGCGCATCATCCGATTCACATTCACGGATTCTCGCCTTCCGAGGTCGTCTTCTTTTCCGAGCGATTCCGCATGCCCGTTGCCGAAGTGGTGCGGCAGCTTCACGAGGCGGGGCTCGATTCGATTCCCGGAGGCGGGGGAGAGATCCTCGTCGATGAGGTCCGCGCCCGCGTCGCGAAGAAGAAGGCGCAGACGGAAGAATGGCTCGGCGTCCAGGAAGAGGCGCATCGGCAGGGGATGAAGACGTCAGTGACGATGATGTACGGTCTCGGCGAATCCGACGCCGACCGGATCGAGCACCTGATTCGCGTGCGGGACCTGCAGGCTCGCACCGGCGGCTTTACGGCGTTCATCTGCTGGCCCCTGCAACCGGATGGGACGCCGGAGATGAGCGACTACGTCAAGACCGACGCGGTCACCTATCTGCGAACACTGGCGATGGGGCGGATCATCTGCGACAACGTCCCCAACCTGCAATCGAGCTGGGTGACGATGGGACTCAAGGTCGGCCAGGTCGCGCTACGATTCGGCGCGAACGACTTCGGTTCGCTGATGATGGAAGAAAACGTGGTATCCGCGGCGGGGACGACCTACCGCGCAACAATCGGCGAGATGGAACGTGCGATTCGCGACGCCGGGTATACGCCGCGGCGCCGGCGCCAGGATTACTCGATTCTCGACCAGCAGCTGGCTGCGGTCGCCTGA
- a CDS encoding menaquinone biosynthesis protein yields the protein MKLGRIPWINAAPVYAAMDRGIVPPPATVVSATAAELNDLLAAGELDLSVVSAVEYARDAAAYHLLPNLAISCDGPVHSVALFSKRPVEDLTGATVLRTASSRTSHLLLELLCRHRWGVTPRFATARAEPNDLAALQALPHDAVLVIGDAALHLRASGIYPVFQDLGLAWKEWTGLPFVFAVWAARRDRDRSGALAVHEHLLASRAWGVGHLDLIADEAAARTGIPASTCRAYLGDLDYDLSYRHLAGLTEFFGRLAGDGLVPNGSLTFLTAA from the coding sequence ATGAAGCTCGGCCGGATCCCGTGGATCAACGCCGCACCGGTCTACGCCGCGATGGATCGCGGGATCGTTCCGCCTCCCGCCACGGTCGTCTCCGCCACTGCCGCCGAACTCAACGACCTCCTCGCCGCCGGGGAACTCGATCTCAGCGTCGTCTCGGCGGTCGAATACGCGCGCGATGCGGCGGCATACCACCTCCTGCCGAATCTGGCGATCTCGTGCGATGGTCCGGTGCACAGCGTGGCGCTCTTCAGCAAGCGGCCGGTAGAGGATTTGACTGGTGCAACGGTCCTGCGAACGGCGTCGTCGCGCACCTCGCATCTGCTCCTCGAGCTGCTCTGCCGGCATCGCTGGGGCGTCACTCCCCGGTTCGCCACTGCTCGCGCCGAGCCGAATGATCTGGCTGCGCTGCAAGCGCTGCCGCATGACGCCGTGCTGGTGATCGGCGATGCAGCGCTCCACCTGCGCGCCAGCGGGATTTATCCGGTGTTTCAGGATCTCGGGCTGGCGTGGAAGGAGTGGACCGGACTTCCCTTTGTCTTCGCGGTATGGGCCGCTCGTCGCGATCGTGACCGCTCCGGCGCACTTGCCGTGCATGAACATCTGCTTGCCTCGCGGGCATGGGGCGTCGGGCATCTCGACCTCATCGCGGATGAAGCCGCGGCACGAACTGGTATCCCGGCGTCGACCTGCCGCGCCTATCTCGGCGACCTCGACTACGATCTGTCGTACCGGCACCTCGCCGGCTTGACCGAATTCTTCGGGCGACTGGCGGGTGACGGCCTCGTCCCGAACGGCTCGCTCACCTTTCTCACGGCGGCCTGA
- the mqnE gene encoding aminofutalosine synthase MqnE: MPGDTQVLAIDRLRDPALLPIAERVAEGRRLDAADGITLYETSDLIGLGTLADFANRRRNGNRVYFSANQHINPTNVCILRNTCTFCSFARMPKEEGNYTRSLEEVYHEAASATGSPTREFHIVGGLHPKLKLSYYTDMIRGLKERHPDVHIKALTAVEIAHLARIEKQSIRDTLLALKEAGLTSLPGGGAEVFSTAVRATIAERKLTGKEWIEVHREAHALSIPTNCTMLYGHVETAADRIEHLTMLRELQDETGGFLTYIPLAYHTEHNELGEQLGRVGTATTGYEDLKNIAIGRLFLDSMPHVKTHWPMVTPFMSQVALSFGCDDVEGTVVYERVYHEAGARTQMHMPYEGLVAMIRDAGKTPVERNSLYESVRSDFATLDIPHGGDRRMTLPVVHAA, encoded by the coding sequence ATGCCGGGAGATACCCAGGTACTGGCCATTGATCGTCTCCGCGACCCCGCGCTCCTGCCGATCGCGGAGCGCGTCGCCGAAGGGCGCCGGCTCGACGCCGCGGATGGGATAACCCTCTACGAAACCAGCGACCTGATCGGCCTCGGCACGCTCGCCGATTTTGCCAACCGGCGCCGCAACGGCAATCGGGTCTACTTCTCCGCCAATCAGCATATCAACCCCACCAACGTCTGCATCCTCCGCAACACTTGCACCTTCTGCTCATTTGCGCGGATGCCGAAAGAGGAAGGGAATTACACCCGCTCGCTCGAAGAGGTCTATCACGAAGCGGCCAGCGCGACCGGATCGCCGACGCGCGAGTTTCACATTGTCGGCGGGCTGCATCCCAAGCTCAAGCTGAGCTACTACACCGACATGATCCGCGGGCTCAAGGAGCGGCACCCCGATGTGCACATCAAGGCACTCACCGCCGTCGAAATCGCCCACCTCGCCCGGATCGAGAAGCAGAGCATCCGCGACACGCTCCTTGCGCTCAAGGAAGCGGGACTGACGTCCCTCCCTGGCGGTGGTGCGGAGGTCTTCTCCACCGCAGTGCGCGCCACCATCGCCGAACGGAAGCTCACCGGCAAGGAATGGATCGAGGTCCACCGCGAAGCGCACGCCCTCAGCATTCCGACCAACTGCACGATGTTGTACGGGCACGTCGAGACGGCCGCCGATCGGATCGAGCATCTGACGATGCTGCGCGAGCTGCAGGACGAAACCGGTGGTTTCCTCACCTACATCCCGCTGGCGTACCACACCGAGCACAACGAACTCGGCGAACAGCTTGGTCGTGTCGGCACAGCGACAACCGGATACGAGGACCTGAAGAACATCGCCATCGGGCGGCTCTTCCTCGATTCGATGCCGCACGTCAAGACGCACTGGCCGATGGTGACCCCGTTCATGTCGCAGGTGGCGCTGTCGTTCGGGTGCGATGACGTCGAAGGAACGGTGGTGTACGAGCGGGTGTACCACGAGGCCGGGGCGCGGACCCAGATGCACATGCCGTACGAGGGACTCGTCGCGATGATCCGTGACGCGGGGAAGACGCCGGTCGAACGGAATTCGCTGTATGAGTCGGTCCGCTCCGATTTTGCGACGCTCGACATCCCGCATGGCGGCGATCGCCGGATGACGCTCCCGGTGGTGCACGCCGCATGA
- the fabF gene encoding beta-ketoacyl-ACP synthase II, with amino-acid sequence MRRVVVTGLGLVTPVGVTVDETWQALLAGKSGAARITKYDPTNWAVRFACEVKGFDPSLYIDKKEARRYDLFAQLGIAAAHQAMVQAGLEGGAPNPSRAGAIVGSGIGGMMTFQENCEAFLQKGPDRVSPFFVPMFIPDIAAGLISIRYHLQGPNFATVSACSSGAHAIGTSWQLIREGLADVMLTGGCEGAITGLSVAAFANMKALSTRNDDPPAASRPFDRGRDGFVLADGAGMLVLEEYEHARSRGANILGEIIGYGASADAFHITQPPPDGRGAIQAMQSCLSIGQISMDDVDYINAHGTSTPQGDIAETNAVKAVFGEKAKELIFASTKSMTGHALGAAGAIEAVVSLLVATRGEVPPTINQTDPDPECDLDCVPNVMRKTKVRVALSNSFGFGGHNATLAVRGV; translated from the coding sequence ATGCGTCGTGTGGTCGTGACGGGTCTCGGCCTCGTGACCCCGGTCGGGGTCACGGTGGACGAGACCTGGCAGGCGCTCCTCGCCGGGAAGTCGGGCGCGGCACGCATCACGAAGTATGACCCGACCAACTGGGCCGTTCGCTTCGCCTGCGAGGTCAAGGGATTTGATCCGTCCCTGTACATCGACAAGAAGGAAGCCAGGCGCTACGACCTCTTTGCGCAGCTCGGCATCGCCGCCGCGCATCAGGCGATGGTGCAGGCCGGACTGGAAGGTGGTGCCCCGAATCCGTCGCGCGCCGGTGCGATCGTCGGCTCCGGGATCGGCGGAATGATGACGTTCCAGGAGAATTGCGAAGCGTTCCTGCAGAAGGGGCCTGATCGCGTCTCTCCGTTCTTTGTCCCGATGTTCATTCCCGACATCGCCGCCGGACTGATCTCGATCCGATACCATCTGCAAGGGCCGAATTTCGCGACGGTCTCGGCGTGCTCTTCCGGTGCGCACGCGATTGGCACATCGTGGCAGTTGATCCGCGAAGGGCTGGCCGATGTGATGCTGACCGGCGGTTGCGAAGGTGCCATCACCGGCCTGAGCGTCGCAGCATTCGCCAACATGAAGGCACTGTCGACGCGCAACGACGATCCGCCGGCAGCGTCCCGGCCGTTCGATCGCGGGCGCGACGGATTCGTGCTTGCCGACGGCGCCGGGATGCTGGTCCTCGAGGAGTACGAGCACGCGCGGTCGCGCGGCGCCAACATTCTTGGCGAGATCATCGGGTACGGCGCCAGTGCCGACGCCTTCCACATCACGCAGCCACCGCCCGACGGCCGCGGCGCCATCCAGGCGATGCAGAGCTGTCTGTCGATTGGTCAGATCTCGATGGATGACGTCGACTACATCAACGCGCACGGAACGTCGACGCCGCAGGGCGATATCGCCGAGACGAACGCCGTGAAGGCGGTGTTCGGGGAGAAGGCGAAGGAGCTGATCTTCGCCTCGACAAAGTCGATGACGGGGCACGCTCTCGGCGCCGCCGGTGCGATCGAGGCGGTGGTCTCCCTGCTCGTGGCCACGCGTGGTGAGGTTCCGCCAACGATCAATCAGACGGATCCCGACCCCGAGTGCGACCTCGATTGCGTTCCGAACGTCATGCGGAAGACGAAGGTCCGGGTGGCGCTTTCCAATTCATTCGGATTCGGCGGCCACAACGCCACGCTGGCGGTACGGGGCGTCTGA
- a CDS encoding acyl carrier protein: MSDVEEKVKDIIVEELGVEREKLTPEASFMEDLGADSLDTVELVMAFEKEFDIDIPDEEAEKLRTVGDALKYLHEKLGK; this comes from the coding sequence ATGAGCGACGTGGAGGAGAAGGTCAAGGACATCATCGTCGAGGAGCTTGGCGTTGAACGGGAAAAGCTCACGCCGGAAGCGTCCTTCATGGAGGATCTCGGTGCGGATTCGCTCGATACCGTCGAACTTGTGATGGCATTCGAGAAGGAATTCGACATCGACATTCCCGACGAGGAAGCCGAAAAGCTTCGCACCGTCGGGGATGCACTGAAGTATCTCCACGAGAAGCTCGGGAAGTAG
- the fabG gene encoding 3-oxoacyl-[acyl-carrier-protein] reductase yields the protein MSITIDLTGKVAFVTGGTRGIGHAIAVTLHAAGARVAIVGRSAEGAATAAAAIGDGVRGYGCDITDRAAMRSTIDACEKDLGPIDMLVNNAGVTHDNLLIRMSDADWDAVIASNLTAAFVAIQGVIKGMMKRRSGRIINITSVVGVTGNKGQANYAASKAGLIGLTKSVAKEYAGRGVLVNCIAPGFIDTAMTSALPEATRAALLDSIPLARLGRPDEVAGAVLFLASEMSAYVTGQTLIVDGGMIG from the coding sequence ATGAGCATCACCATTGATCTGACAGGCAAGGTCGCTTTTGTCACCGGGGGAACCCGCGGGATCGGGCACGCGATCGCGGTGACGCTGCACGCCGCCGGAGCACGGGTGGCGATTGTCGGACGTTCGGCTGAGGGCGCCGCGACGGCTGCCGCGGCGATCGGCGACGGCGTCCGCGGCTACGGTTGCGATATCACCGATCGGGCCGCGATGCGATCGACGATCGACGCGTGCGAGAAGGATCTCGGTCCGATCGATATGCTTGTCAACAACGCCGGTGTGACGCACGACAATCTGCTGATCCGGATGTCGGATGCCGACTGGGATGCCGTCATTGCCTCCAACCTGACCGCGGCGTTCGTTGCGATCCAGGGAGTGATCAAGGGGATGATGAAGCGCCGGTCGGGGCGGATCATCAACATCACCAGCGTCGTTGGTGTGACCGGCAACAAGGGGCAGGCCAACTACGCGGCGAGCAAGGCCGGCCTGATCGGCCTCACGAAGTCTGTCGCCAAGGAGTACGCGGGGCGCGGCGTCCTGGTCAACTGCATTGCGCCGGGGTTCATCGACACCGCAATGACAAGTGCCTTGCCGGAGGCGACGCGCGCTGCATTATTGGATTCGATCCCTCTCGCCCGCCTGGGAAGGCCGGACGAGGTCGCGGGAGCGGTCCTGTTTCTCGCTTCGGAGATGTCGGCGTATGTTACCGGCCAGACGCTGATCGTCGACGGTGGCATGATCGGCTGA